In Leptodactylus fuscus isolate aLepFus1 chromosome 2, aLepFus1.hap2, whole genome shotgun sequence, one genomic interval encodes:
- the YTHDF2 gene encoding YTH domain-containing family protein 2 — MSASSLLEPRPKGQGSKVQNGSVHQKDGVNDDEFEPYLHTQERQSNGYTALSDSYLPSYYSPSIGFSYSLSDAAWSTGGDPPPTMPFLASYGQLGSGEPHFLPDAMFGPLSSAPFLGQPGFNFFPSGMDFSAWGNGGSSPGASAPSSGYGGSYAYAPSSLGGAMLDGPASFGGGKAVGSLEQSMGALKLGEGNGIKTGVSNLPPATIAPPKQASWADIASKPAKPSIGKTLPPPVKQNMEIGTWENKVPTANICQLPSPPVLQQSTPIISSSHAPARWSAPRSRGSEQAHISHTSMDPHPVLEKLRSLNNYNPKDFDCNPKFGRVFIVKSYSEDDIHRSIKYNVWCSTEHGNKRLDAAYRSLNGKGPVYLLFSVNGSGHFCGVAEMRSAVDYNTCAGVWSQDKWKGRFDVRWVFVKDVPNGQLRHIRLENNENKPVTNSRDTQEVPLEKARQVLRIIASYKHTTSIFDDFSHYEKRQEEEDSAKKVIKN, encoded by the exons AGTAATGGATACACTGCATTGTCAGATTCATACCTTCCCAGTTACTACAGTCCATCCATTGGATTCTCTTACTCTTTGAGTGATGCTGCCTGGTCTACTGGAGGGGACCCACCACCAACTATGCCTTTTCTGGCATCCTATGGTCAATTAGGCAGTGGAGAGCCCCACTTTTTGCCAGATGCAATGTTTGGACCTCTAAGTAGTGCTCCTTTTTTGGGACAACCTGGATTCAACTTTTTCCCAAGTGGCATGGACTTTTCGGCCTGGGGAAATGGAGGGAGCTCTCCAGGTGCCTCTGCCCCTAGCTCtggctatggtggtagttatgcaTATGCTCCCAGTAGCCTGGGAGGAGCTATGTTGGATGGCCCTGCAAGTTTTGGTGGTGGCAAAGCAGTAGGCAGTCTAGAGCAAAGCATGGGAGCTTTAAAATTGGGAGAAGGAAATGGTATTAAAACTGGTGTATCCAATTTGCCCCCTGCAACTATTGCTCCACCAAAGCAGGCATCCTGGGCGGACATTGCCAGTAAACCTGCCAAGCCAAGCATTGGAAAGACCCTTCCTCCACCTGTCAAGCAAAACATGGAAATTGGAACTTGGGAAAACAAAGTACCCACAGCCAACATTTGCCAGCTACCTTCACCTCCAGTCCTTCAACAGTCAACACCCATTATATCGTCTTCACATGCTCCAGCTCGTTGGTCAGCACCTCGCAGCCGTGGGTCAGAGCAAGCCCATATATCGCACACCTCAATGGACCCCCATCCTGTTCTGGAGAAACTTCGTTCCCTTAACAACTATAACCCAAAGGACTTTGATTGCAATCCAAAATTTGGCCGAGTCTTTATTGTGAAGAGTTACTCAGAAGATGACATACATCGTTCAATTAAATATAACGTTTGGTGTTCTACAGAGCATGGTAACAAACGTCTGGACGCTGCTTATCGCTCTCTGAATGGTAAAGGTCCTGTCTATTTACTTTTCAGTGTTAATGGAAGTGGTCATTTTTGTGGAGTAGCAGAAATGCGATCAGCTGTGGACTATAATACTTGTGCTGGAGTGTGGTCTCAGGACAAATGGAAGGGCCGATTTGATGTACGTTGGGTGTTTGTGAAGGATGTACCCAATGGGCAATTACGTCACATCCGACTAGAGAACAATGAGAATAAGCCAGTTACCAACTCCCGAGACACACAAGAGGTTCCTCTAGAAAAGGCACGTCAAGTGCTACGAATCATAGCTAGCTACAAGCATACCACTTCCATATTTGATGACTTTTCACATTATGAGAAGAGACAAGAGGAGGAGGATAGTGCCAAGAAG GTGATTAAGAATTAA